In the Mesorhizobium sp. M1D.F.Ca.ET.043.01.1.1 genome, TCTGGCCGAGAAGATCCACGCCAATTCGGGCCAGGGTACGATCCCGACGCCGATCACCATGGAGGAGCTGGAGGAGATGCTGCTCGACTTCGGCATCATGAAGACCGACGAGCAGATGCTTGCCGAGCTTCACTCCAAGGAAGCGGCGAAGGCGGCGGCCCAGTAGTGACATTAGCGCTGCCATGAATCGGCGCGCCTTGCAGAGAACGGCGCCTATTCTTTGAGGCGTCACCCAACCTTGAAAGGGGGACTCATGAGCCGGGAATACGAGAATGACGGTGCTCTTCATGCGAAGCTTATCGAAGAGGTGCTGTCGCATTATCCCGACAAGGCGGCGAAGCGCCGCAAGAAGCACCTCAACGTCGCAAAGAGCGGCAACGAGGCTGGCGGGGAAAGCGAGGTCCTTTCCGAATGCGACGTCAAATCGAACATCAAGTCCATTCCCGGGGTGATGACGATTCGCGGCTGTGCATATGCTGGTTCGAAAGGCGTGGTGTGGGGGCCAGTCAAGGATATGGTCCATATCTCGCACGGCCCGGTCGGCTGCGGCCAATATTCTTGGTCGCAGCGCCGCAACTACTACGTCGGTACAACGGGCGTCGACACGTTCGGGACAATGCAGTTCACCTCCGATTTCCAGGAGAAGGACATCGTCTTCGGCGGCGACAAGAAGCTGGAACAGATCATTGACGAGATTGAAGTCTTGTTTCCGCTCAACAACGGCATCACCGTGCAGTCCGAATGCCCTATCGGCCTGATTGGCGATGACACCGAGGCCGTTTCTCGCAAAAAGACCAAGGAGTATGACAAGACGATCGTGCCGGTACGCTGCGAGGGCTTCCGCGGCGTCTCGCAGTCGCTTGGCCACCACATCGCCAATGATGCAATCCGGGATTGGGTCTTCGACAAAAAGGATGTCAAGTTCGAGGCCGGCCCCTACGACGTCAACGTCATCGGCGACTACAATATCGGCGGCGATGCCTGGGCCTCGCGCATACTGCTTGAGGAGATAGGGCTGCGCGTGGTTGGCAACTGGTCGGGTGACGCCACACTCGCAGAGATCGAGCGCGCCCCGAAGGCTAAGCTCAATCTTATCCACTGCTACCGGTCGATGAATTACATCTGTCGGCATATGGAGGAAAAGTATGGCGTCGCCTGGATGGAGTACAATTTCTTCGGTCCCTCCCAGATCGAAGCCTCTCTGCGCAACATAGCCAAGCATTTTGGGCCGGAAATCGAGGAGAAGACCGAAAAGGTCATTGCCAAGTACAGGCCGCTTGTTGATGCGGTCATCGCCAAGTACCTGTCGCGCCTGGAAGGAAATACCGTGATGCTCTATGTGGGCGGCCTGCGCCCCCGCCACGTCGTCACGGCCTACGAGGACCTCGGCATGGTCATCGTGGGCACCGGCTATGAATTCGCCCACAGCGACGACTATCAGCGCACCGGCCACTACGTGAAGAACGGCACGCTGATCTACGATGACGTGACCGGCTATGAGTTGGAGAAATTCATCGAAGGGATTCGCCCAAATCTGGTCGGCTCGGGAATCAAAGAAAAATACCCGGTGCAGAAGATGGGCATACCGTTCCGCCAGATGCATTCCTGGGATTATTCAGGCCCGTATCACGGCTACGATGGCTTTGCCATTTTCGCACGTGATGTGGATCTCGCCATTAACAACCCGGTCTGGGACCTATTCCACGCGCCTTGGAAAAGAAGCCGGGGCGATGAGCGGGCGATGGCTGCCGAATAAACATTTGCTTCAGCCCCAGTCTCCCACTGAGACGGTGAACTCCCGCGGCCTCTGATCCGCCGGAGCCTGGAACGTCTTGACGTCCTGAGCTGCCGTCCCGCGCAGCCAGATGCAAAAGAGGTAATCATCATGCCGCAGTCGGCTGAAAAAATTCTCGATCACGCTCCCCTGTTCCGCGAGCCGGAATACAGAAAGATGCTCGCTGAGAAGAAGCTAAACTTCGAATGTCCGCACCCCGATGAAATCATTTCCGATCAGCGCGATTTCACCCAGACGTGGGAATACCGCGAAAAGAACCTCGCCCGCAAAGCGCTTGTCGTGAACCCGGCCAAGGCCTGCCAGCCGCTGGGTGCGGTATTCGCTGCCGCCGGCTTCGAGCGAACCATGTCCTTCGTCCACGGCAGCCAAGGTTGCGTCGCCTATTACCGCTCGCACCTGTCGCGCCATTTCAAGGAGCCTGCCGCGGCGGTCTCCTCCTCAATGACCGAGGATGCGGCGGTGTTTGGCGGCCTGAAGAACATGGTCGACGGGCTCGCCAACACCTACCAGCTCTACGACCCCAAGATGATTGCCGTGTCGACGACCTGTATGGCAGAGGTCATTGGCGACGACCTGCACAGCTTCATCCAGAACGCCAAGGACGAAGATTCAGTCCCGCGCGACTTCGACGTGCCCTTTGCCCACACCCCGGCCTTCGTTGGCAGTCATGTCGACGGCTATGACAACATGGTCAAAGGCATTTTGGAGCACTTCTGGAAAGGTCAGGAGCGTACGCAAATCGAAGGAACCATCAACATCATTCCGGGCTTCGACGGCTTCTGCGTCGGCAACAACCGGGAGCTCAAGCGCCTGCTCGATGTAATGGGCGTGTCCTATACATTGATCCAGGATGCCTCTGACCAGTTCGATACGCCTTCGGACGGTGAATACCGCATGTATGACGGGGGCACGAAGATCAACGAGGTGAAGAAGGCCCTCAACGCCGAGGCAACGCTTTCGCTGCAGCATCACAACACCCGAAAGACACTGGGCTATTGCGAGGAGGTCGGGCAGGCGACGGCCTCGTTCCACTATCCGCTCGGCGTTCAGGCGACGGACGAATTCCTGATGGAGGTCGCGGCGATTTCCGGCAAGGAGATTCCCGAGGCAATTCGCCTCGAGCGCGGCCGACTGGTAGACGCCATGGCGGACAGCCAATCCTGGTTGCATGGTAAGAAATACGCCATCTACGGTGATCCCGACTTCGTTCACGCAATGGCCCGCTTTGTCATGGAGACCGGCGGCGAGCCAACCCATTGCCTCGCCACCAATGGCACCTCGGCATGGGAAGCCGATTTGAAGAAGCTGCTAGCATCCTCGCCTTTCGGCAAGGCTGCCCAGGTTTGGGCGGGCAAGGACCTGTGGGCGCTGCGCTCACTGCTCTTTACCGAGCCGGTGGACCTTTTGATCGGCAATTCCTACGGCAAGTACCTGGAGCGCGACACCGGAACACCGCTGATCCGGCTGATGTTTCCGATCTTCGATCGGCACCATCATCACCGCTTTGCGCTCTTTGGCTACCAGGGAGCGTTGCGCGTGCTGACGACGATCCTCGACAAGATCTTCGACAAACTCGATCGCGAGACGAGCGAGACGGGTGTGACGGATTATTCCTATGACCTCACGCGCTAAGAGCCGTGGCCGGCTTTTCGCCGAGGCCATTCCTTGCCCAATGGACTGGGGAGGCTGAGCAATGTCCTCCCTCAGCGCCAAAATCAAGGACGCCTTCGATGAGCCCGCCTGCGATAAGAACCGTGGCAAAGATGCCAAGGCGCGCAAGGAGGGCTGCTCGAAGTCGCTGACACCAGGGGCGGCAGCCGGCGGCTGCGCCTTTGACGGAGCCAAGATCGTCCTGCAGCCGATCACCGACGTTGCGCATCTGGTCCATGCGCCGCTCGCCTGCGAGGGCAATTCTTGGGACAACCGTGGTGCGGTTTCGTCAGGGCCGACCTTGTGGCGGACAAGCTTCACGACCGACCTCACCGAACTCGACCTTGTGATGGGGCAGGGCGAGCGGAAACTCTTCAAGGCGATCCGCGAGATCAAGCACACATACGCGCCGCCGGCGATCTTCGTCTACTCGACTTGCGTAACGGCGCTGATCGGTGACGACATCGAGGCCGTGTGCAAACGCGCCACGGAAAAGTTCGGTTTGGCCGTGGTGCCGATCAATGCGCCTGGCCTGGCAGGCTCCAAGAACCTCGGCAATAAGCTCGCCGCCGAGGCGTTGCTCGATCATGTCATCGGCACGGTCGAACCCGACGACCCCGGACCCTACGACATCAACATCCTTGGCGAATTCAACCTCTCGGGCGAATTCTGGCTTGTAAAGCCGCTCCTCGATCGGCTCGGGATCCGGGTGCGCGCCTGCATTCCCGGCGATGCGCGTTACCGCGACATTGCTTCCGCGCACCGCGCCCGGGCGGCAATGATGGTGTGCTCGACCGCGCTGATCAGTCTTGCCCGCAAGATGGAGGAGCGCTGGGACATCCCGTTCTTCGAGGGCTCCTTCTATGGCATCTCCGACACATCGCAAGCTCTTCGAAACCTTGTCAGGCTGCTGGTGAGGAAGGGCGCCGATCCGGAGATCCTCGAGCGCACAGAGACGCTGATCGCGCAGCAGGAGGCGATCGCGTGGAAGAAACTCGAATCCTACCGGCAAAGGCTCCAAGGCAAGCGCGTGCTGCTCAACACAGGCGGTGTGAAGTCCTGGTCGGTTGTCCATGCGCTGATGGAGATCGGAATCGAGATCGTCGGCACCTCGATCAAGAAATCTACGGTGCAGGACAAGGAGCGCATCAAACAAGTTCTCAAGCACGACAAGCACATGTTCGAATCCATGGCTGCGAGCGAGCTGTACGCCATGCTCTCTGAACACAGGGCCGATATCATGCTGTCGGGCGGTCGCACGCAATTCATTGCGCTCAAGGCCAAGACGCCCTGGCTCGATATCAACCAGGAGCGCCAGCATCCTTATGCCGGCTATGACGGCATGGTGGAACTCGTACGCCAGATCGACCTCGCCATTCACAATCCGATCTGGTCTCAGGTGCGCCAGCCGGCCCCGTGGGATTGCCAGCCTGAGCTGATAGGCGAATTGCCGTGCACGAGGAACGAGACCGCGTACCTGTTTGATGAATTCGCCTGCGCGACGGCACACGAGTGTTGAGGCGACCGATGGCCCGCATCCTTCCCCAGAGCAAATCGGCGGCAGTCAACCCGCTGAAGTCGTCGC is a window encoding:
- the nifD gene encoding nitrogenase molybdenum-iron protein alpha chain, which translates into the protein MSREYENDGALHAKLIEEVLSHYPDKAAKRRKKHLNVAKSGNEAGGESEVLSECDVKSNIKSIPGVMTIRGCAYAGSKGVVWGPVKDMVHISHGPVGCGQYSWSQRRNYYVGTTGVDTFGTMQFTSDFQEKDIVFGGDKKLEQIIDEIEVLFPLNNGITVQSECPIGLIGDDTEAVSRKKTKEYDKTIVPVRCEGFRGVSQSLGHHIANDAIRDWVFDKKDVKFEAGPYDVNVIGDYNIGGDAWASRILLEEIGLRVVGNWSGDATLAEIERAPKAKLNLIHCYRSMNYICRHMEEKYGVAWMEYNFFGPSQIEASLRNIAKHFGPEIEEKTEKVIAKYRPLVDAVIAKYLSRLEGNTVMLYVGGLRPRHVVTAYEDLGMVIVGTGYEFAHSDDYQRTGHYVKNGTLIYDDVTGYELEKFIEGIRPNLVGSGIKEKYPVQKMGIPFRQMHSWDYSGPYHGYDGFAIFARDVDLAINNPVWDLFHAPWKRSRGDERAMAAE
- the nifK gene encoding nitrogenase molybdenum-iron protein subunit beta, with product MPQSAEKILDHAPLFREPEYRKMLAEKKLNFECPHPDEIISDQRDFTQTWEYREKNLARKALVVNPAKACQPLGAVFAAAGFERTMSFVHGSQGCVAYYRSHLSRHFKEPAAAVSSSMTEDAAVFGGLKNMVDGLANTYQLYDPKMIAVSTTCMAEVIGDDLHSFIQNAKDEDSVPRDFDVPFAHTPAFVGSHVDGYDNMVKGILEHFWKGQERTQIEGTINIIPGFDGFCVGNNRELKRLLDVMGVSYTLIQDASDQFDTPSDGEYRMYDGGTKINEVKKALNAEATLSLQHHNTRKTLGYCEEVGQATASFHYPLGVQATDEFLMEVAAISGKEIPEAIRLERGRLVDAMADSQSWLHGKKYAIYGDPDFVHAMARFVMETGGEPTHCLATNGTSAWEADLKKLLASSPFGKAAQVWAGKDLWALRSLLFTEPVDLLIGNSYGKYLERDTGTPLIRLMFPIFDRHHHHRFALFGYQGALRVLTTILDKIFDKLDRETSETGVTDYSYDLTR
- the nifE gene encoding nitrogenase iron-molybdenum cofactor biosynthesis protein NifE, with translation MSSLSAKIKDAFDEPACDKNRGKDAKARKEGCSKSLTPGAAAGGCAFDGAKIVLQPITDVAHLVHAPLACEGNSWDNRGAVSSGPTLWRTSFTTDLTELDLVMGQGERKLFKAIREIKHTYAPPAIFVYSTCVTALIGDDIEAVCKRATEKFGLAVVPINAPGLAGSKNLGNKLAAEALLDHVIGTVEPDDPGPYDINILGEFNLSGEFWLVKPLLDRLGIRVRACIPGDARYRDIASAHRARAAMMVCSTALISLARKMEERWDIPFFEGSFYGISDTSQALRNLVRLLVRKGADPEILERTETLIAQQEAIAWKKLESYRQRLQGKRVLLNTGGVKSWSVVHALMEIGIEIVGTSIKKSTVQDKERIKQVLKHDKHMFESMAASELYAMLSEHRADIMLSGGRTQFIALKAKTPWLDINQERQHPYAGYDGMVELVRQIDLAIHNPIWSQVRQPAPWDCQPELIGELPCTRNETAYLFDEFACATAHEC